AAATTCCTGAACCCCTTTGTTTTAAGGGGCTTTAGGACTTAGTGGGAATTGCTGACCAGAAGCTCAGCTATCTGCACTGCGTTAAGAGCCGCGCCCTTCCTTAACTGGTCTCCGCTTACCCAGAGAGAAAGACCGTTCTTGACCGTGTAGTCCTCCCTGATTCTTCCGACAAAGCAGTCATCTTTCCCGGAACTTTCAACCGGCATCGGGTAGTCGGAATTCTCCGGGTCGTCAACGAGCGAGACCCCAGGGAAATTCCTGATCGCCTCCCTTGCCTCCTCGACAGTCACTTTTCTTTCCGTTTCCAGATTAAGTGAAACCGAGTGGGACCGGAAAACCGGGACCCTCACGGTCGTCGCCGTGAGGACTATGGAATCATCCCCCAGTATCTTGCGCGTTTCGTTATGAAGCTTCATTTCTTCCTTCGTGTAGCCGCTCTCCGTAAAGGAGTCTATGTGCGGGATCACGTTAAAGGCTATCTGGTGGGGAAACGTGTTTGTTTCGCGCGGGGGCTCTTCGCTCTCAGACCAGTTTCGCACCTGGCTTTCAAGCTCCGCTATTCCACCGGCTCCCGCTCCCGAGACCGCCTGAAAGCTCGTTGCGACCACCCTTTTTATTCTTGATACGTCATGGATGGGCTTAAGCGCCATAATGGCTACCGCAGTTGTGCAGTTGGGATTGGCAACTATCCCTTTTTTTTCGTGAAGCGCGGCCGCCTGGGCGTTTATCTCGGGTACTACCAAGGGAATTTCGGGGTCCATGCGAAACGCCGAACTGTTGTCGATAACCACCGCTCCGCTTGCAACGGCGCAGTCCGCGTATTTTCTGCTTCTTTCGGAGCCGGCGGAGAAAATAGCTATGTCTATGCCACGAAAGGAGTCCTCACCCAGCACCGAGACGGTTATCTCCCTTCCGCAGAAACTGTATTTTCTCCCTCGGGAGCGCTCGGAAGCGAGAAGGCGCAGTTCTCCCACGGGAAAATTTCTTTCCTCGAGTATCTGCATCATCTCCTGTCCCACGGCGCCCGTGGCTCCCGCTATCGCCACGTTGTATTTTTCTTTTCTTTCCATTTTTCGATCAGTCCGTACGGCTGCGATGCTTTGATTCGATTCCGGCTACTTTCTCTATGTTTTCCTTCTCAGAGGGGTCCGGTTCACTCTGGAACCAAGCGTCAAGGATTTCCTTCGCTACGTCAGGGGATACTAGACGCAGGCTCATGGCAAGTATGTTCGCGTCGTTCCACATACGCGCCCCCGCGGCCGTCTTTGAGTCCGTGCACAGGGCGGCCCGTATTCCAGGAACCTTGTTCGCGGCAATGCTTACCCCCGTTCCCGTCGAGCAGAACAGTATTCCCTGATCGCACTCTTTCTGAGAAACCTTCTCGGCCACCTGCTCTGCGACTTCGGCCCATTCCACGTTTTCATCCGCAAGAGGTCCGAAGAGCTCAACGTCCAGGTCTCTTTTACGAAGCTCCTCTATTACCTCGTCGGTAAGAGCGTTTTTTTCATCACTTCCAACAGCGATCTTCATCTTCGGGATCTCCTTTCTCAGATCGAAAAACATACCGATTCATTTTTATATAAGTCTATACCATAATATGGCGGCTACATCACGGGTAAAACAACCTGCCGGGGTTATCGTCTTAAAGAAGTGTTTTCCGTCTGCAGAATGTTTGATAGGATTAATATAACGCTTAGTTTCTGGTTGGTACCGACAGTGAAGCTCAATTTCGAAATACTCTAAAACTTGTGATATTGTAAAATGATCTGTCCTTAGGACAAGATAAGCAACTTGAACATGGAGTGAAAGATATGTCTCAACAACGAAAGTTAAAAACTTACATTTTTCCCGGCAGTTCTTGGCGTAGCAAGCTTGCTGGAGGCCGTGTACTCCACAGAGGAAGACGATTACTGCGGTCATGCGCTCAGACCGGTGTTCTTTTTGCCGCTTTAGCCGTTTTCGCAACGCTGGCCTTGCTTGCCTGCTTGCACGACAGCGACCGCCCAGGCAGCATTGCCGATCAGCTAAGAAAGAATGCCGAGGGGTTTGAGTACACGATTGGCAAGACCGGCGGGGTGCTGACGGTCGCGACCACCTCCAAGCCACTTACCCTGAACTTGGCTATTGCGAACGATACCGGGTCGACAGGAGTTCTGGGGTATCTCTTCGAGGGCCTGACCGAGACCTCGTGGCTCACTGACGAAGTCAAACCGTTGCTGGCCGAGTCTTGGACCCATTCGGATGACGGCCTGACCTGGACTTTTTCCCTGCGCAAGGACGTGACTTGGCACGACGGAACGCCTTTTACGGCGCATGACGTGGAGTTCACCTTCAACCGCATCGTATACAACGAGGACATAAAATCCAGCGCCGGGGCAACGTTCAACTTCCGGTTTCTGGACGAGGCTACAGGAACTTGGACGCAGGAGAGGATGACCGTCACGGCGCTTGACGACTATACGGTACGGTGCGTCTTGCCGGTGCCGTTTGCACCGTTCCTGCGCTCCATGGGTACCGCTATCTATCCCAAGCATATTCTGGAGCCGTACGTGGACGACGGCACTTTCAACGAGGTATGGGGCATAGACACGGAGCCGGCCGAAGTCATCGGCACCGGTCCCTTTACCATTGAGCGTTATGTCCCCGACGATCGCGTGGTCTTCAGTCGCAACCCGAATTACTGGCTCAAGGATGAAACGGGCAACAGTCTGCCGTACTTGGACAAAATCGTTCACCTTATCGTCCCGTCCCTAGAGACCGAACTCGCCATGTTCAAGGAAGGGGACTCAGACATTCATGGTGTGCTCGGCGAGGAATTCGCGGAACTCGAACCGCTGCAGGCGGAGGGGAATTTCACTATCCACAGGAGAGGTCCCAACTTCGGGTCGACATTTCTGGCTTTTAACATGAACCCCGACCAAAACCCGGATACAATGGAACCCTATGTAGCGGCCACCAAGCTTAAGTGGTTCCGGAATACGCAGTTCCGCCAGGCTGTCGCACACATCGTTGACAAAGACGCGATCATACGCGACGTACAGCATGGACTCGGCTACCCGCAGTGGTCCTCCATCAGTCCGGCCGCAGGTGACTTTCACAATCCCGACGTGCGGCGGTACGAGTACGACATCGCCGAAGCCAACCGCATCCTAGATAATCTCGGCTGGGTCGATACCGACGGGGACGGGATTCGTGAAGACGAAGCAGGCAATACGATTGCGTTCTCTCTGGTAACCCAAACCCAGGCCAACGTACGTGAAAGAATTGGAAAGATCATCCAACAGGATCTCGAGGAGATCGGCATCAAGGCGGATTTCAGGCTGGTCGAGTTCGGCGAACTCGTCTCCCAGCTGACACGCTCTTATGACTGGGAAGCTATAGTCATTGGCTTAAGCGGGGGGCCAGACCCTCATGGCGGCATTAATGTCTGGCATAGCAGTGAGAATCTGCACCTTTGGTATCCGAATCAGACGCAGCCGGCAACGGACTGGGAAGCCGAAATAGATAGTCTTTACATAAGGGCGAGCCAGGAACTGAATCGTGGCCAACGCATAGCGCTATACCACCGCGCCCAGGAAATCGTTGCCGAGAACGTGCCGCTCATCTACACAACGCATTCGGAACGGCTGACCGCAGTCCGAAACGTCTTCGGCAACACGACGCCCACGTTGTACGGGCTTTGGGATATCCGCTACCTCTATCGAACTGATCTATAGCAGTGCTCCTGAGCCTCGGAACAACGATCGACGATTCCGTGCGCACGCAGTGCAGGTGGAAATCGGGTTTTTCTCCGAGGATAACTCTCTGCAGGGGGCTTTCTGTTCTTGACAGCAATTCCCTAGTATTTATAATGATACGCTTAGCAAGGAGTGAGCTTTTCCGCTCCTTTTTTTTTGAATTTTCATCTCTAGATTAAATCAGTCCAGCATGGAGGTAGTATCAGGTGAAGATAGTGGTTTTTATAACACAGACGCAGGACACCGAAGCGAGGATAAAGGTCGATTCCTCCGGCGATTCCATAGATACAGAAGGCATGAAATGGATCATGAATCCTTACGATGAATTCGCCGTTGAGGAGGCCATCAGGACCAAGGAAGCATACGGGGGCGAAGTTGTTCTGATCACAGCGGGCCCGCAGCGCGCTTCACAGGCGTTGCTTCAGGGGCTTGCAATGGGCGCCGATTCCGCAGTGCATATCTCGGATGAAGCTCTCGGGGAGACCGTTGATTCCCTTGTCATTTCAAAACTAGTCGCGTCGGAACTCGGAAATATCGAGGGGGTGGACCTGATTTTCACGGGGATGAAGATCATTGACGAGGAATCCGTTCAGGTGGGCATACAGATAGCCGAAGAACTTGGAATTGCACACCTTGCGCTTGTAAGCAAAGTGATTGACGTAAAACCGGATGAGAAAAAGCTTGTCTGCCAGAAAGAGATCGATGGCGGAAGCGTTTCCGTCGAGGTTTCTCTCCCGGCCCTTATAACCTGTCCCGACGCTATGAACGAGCCCCGCTACGCGTCCGTTCCCAACATAATGAAAGCAAAGAGAAAACCGATGAAAACAGTCTCCCTAGACGATGTGGATTTCGGTTCTCTCGGTATTGACAGGGATGCCGTGGGCAAGTCTGGGGCGAAGATAAAAACAGTGAGTCTTGAAGTTCCCGAGGTGGAGAGAAAACTGAGAATTATAAAAGGAAGCGACGAGACCACGGTCAAGGGAGATGAGATTGCCGAGTCCGCAAGGGAACTCGTTAAGCTTTTGAGAGATGACGCGAAGGTCATATGATCCGGGACATCCGGAATTGCTTTATCAGAAAGTATCGCTAGGAGGCTTGAATTAAATGAGTAGTGAAATCTGGGTTGTTGCTGATATAAAGGCTGACGGACAGATAAGAAAGGTGACGTTTGAGGTTCTTTCCGAGGCCAGAAGAAAACTTGGAGGTTCCGTCTGCGCAGTGCTGCTCGGGAGCGGCGTTTCGGACAGGGTTTCTGAGCTTGCAAGCTACGGAGCGGAGAAAGTCTACGTGGTAGATAATCCCAACCTCAGGGATTTTAATCCTGACGGTTACGTGAAAGCCCTTTGCGAACTTATAAAGAAACACTCTCCGGCGGTTGTGCTCTCAGGCAACACGGCTTTCGCCGAGGATTATATGCCCAGAGTCGCTTCTGGCACGGGTTCGGGGCTTGCAATGGACTGCGTAGATATAGGCATGACCGACGACGGAAGGCTCAGGATAAAAAGGTATTCACACTCAAGCAGAGCAATCTCCACCCAGGAGTTTAACGGCGACGGAAGCGCGATGATCGCCACCGTGAGGCCCAATTCCTTTAAGGAGGAAGAGTCGGCCGGCGCGGGGCAGGTAGTGAGCGAAGATGCAGGGATTACGGATGCCGACATAAAGATCAAGGTCATTGAAATGAAAACCAAGGAATCCGACCGACCCGAGCTTACCGAGGCCGAGAGGGTGGTTTCCGGCGGCAGGGGTCTTGGAAGCGAGGAGAATTTCAATCACATATACGATCTTGCGGATCTGCTTGGCGCGGCCGCTGGGGCGACAAGAGCCGCGGTCGACGCGGGATACTGTCCATATGACATGCAGGTCGGCCAGACCGGAAAGGCGGTATCTCCAGTGCTTTACGTCGCGGTTGCCATATCCGGTTCGGTACAGCATTTCTCCGGCATGGGTTCATCAAAGGTCATAGTTTCCATAAACAAGGATCCGGAAGCCCCGATTTTCGCGAAATCCGATTATGGAATCTGCGGAGACCTTTTCCAGGTTCTTCCCCCGCTTACGGAAGAGCTCAAAAAAGCCTTGTCCGAGTAACGGAACCCGTCACACTATATCGACGACTTCCGTTTTTTCCATGGGTTTTCCGAGGAATCTGGACGCGATTGAAGTAAAGGTTTCCGAATCATCGGTAAGGTAAAACGACATCTCCCGCGCCTTGCCGTCTTCTCTTAGCAACCCTTGGGACCTTAGTATGTTTTCGGTCTGCTTTGCGGTTTCTTCAGCTGAATCGACGAGACTTATCCCTTTGCCCATAACCCCGGCGATCGTGTTTTTAAGAATAGGGTAGTGCGTGCAGCCTAGTATCAGCACGTCTATTCCGGATTCCTTGAGATCTCCAAGATATTTCTCGGCTATAAGGACGGCGGTTTCATCATTTTCCCATCCTTCTTCTGCAAGCGGAACGAAAAGCGGGCAGGGTTTTGAGTGTATCTCTATTGAAGAGGAGCAGATTTCCCGCAGTTTTTTCTCGTAGGAGCCGCTTTTTATGGTCGCCTGGGTGCCTATCACCCCTATCTTCCCGTTAACAGTGAGTTCCGAGGCTCTTTTCGCTCCCGGCTCCACTACTCCCACAACGGGAATTTCGAGATTTTCTTTCAGCATCTCTATAGCGTACGCAGACGCGGTGTTACACGCCACGACCAGGAGTTTTATGTTTTTTGATAAAAGGAAATTAGTGGTGCTCTCAACGTATTTTCTTACGGTTCTTTGGGATTTCGTTCCATAAGGGACTCTGGCCGTGTCGCCGAGATATACGATATTCTCCTCGCAAAGAAGGTTCATTATCTCCTTTGAGACCGTAAGTCCTCCTATTCCCGAGTCAAAAATCCCTATTGGCCGGTTTTTTCTCTCTTCCATAATTCTGCCGTCGTGGCTGCGTGCTTACTCCGGGGATGGGAAAAACGGATTTCAAATTCCGCCGGAGAAGGCGATCAACTCTCTTTTCTTGATCGTGAGCTTACTTTTTTGTATTCGTTCAGGTAATCATCGGCAAGACTCTTGGCTCTCTCCACCCTCGCTCTTCTCTTTGCCTTTCTTTTTTCCGCTTCTTTCCAGAGCCGGATTTCGTAGGGAGTTTCAGGGGTGAACTCGGGGACCGGGACGGGGTTTCCGGCTTCGTCGACTTTCACGTAGGTGAGAAACGCCGTGCACGCGTGGGATGACTCTCCGGTCTGTGTATCATACGAATCGACCTTGATAGCCAGTTCAAGAGACCTTGTTCCCACATGGGTGATGCCCGCCTTGAATTCGATCAGATTCCCGACATTAAGCGGCGAGTAGAAGAAAAGGTCGTCAAGGGATCCCGTAACCAGAACACCTTTGGTAAACCTTTTCGCCAAAATGGCGGCGCTCTCATCAATGTACTTCATAAGCTTCCCTACGGACATAAATTTCCCGTAGAAGGCGTCTTCCGGGAGCACCATCTTGGTGGTATTGAAAATGAGCCTTGAACTTTCCGTCTCATCCGCTACGTTGGAGACGTTTCTTTGCCTTCTTTTTATCTCTGGAAGTCTTTGAGCCTTCCTTTCCTCTGCCCGGGCTATAAGCTCCCGTTCAACCGTGCTGGACGCGCTTAGTTTTGCTTCTATTTTTCTCGCTCCTACATTTTCGTCCACGGCGACGAAGGCCATATAGGAGAGGGTTATAAGCTTTTTTTCATCGGTCTCCCCGTCTTCTGAGTGCACGCGTACCGCGACTTCAATGGATGAAGTTCCCACATACTCAACCCAGCTTTCAAGAACTACTATTTCCCCGATCTTTACGGGGTTAAGAAAATCTATGCTGTCTGTAGCCCCCAGGACCGCTGGCCCGTTTGCGAACTTAAAGGACGTGATGCTGCCGGTGAGCATAATCCAGTCCATGAGTATTCCGCCGTGCAGGGTCCCGTGGTTGTTCGAGTGTTCGGGAAGCACGTACTGGACCATTTTGTTAGCAGTTTCGCGTATGGAGATCATGAGTTTTCTGGCCGCTCTCCGCCGCGGCGTGCGCTCCGGGAGAAGTTCAGTCAGTTTCCGCCCGAAGAACTATCTGTTCATCTTCAAGGGAGAGAATCGCCTTGCCGCCGCCTGAGAGTTCGCCGAAGAGGATTTCCTTTGAAAGCTTCTCCGCCACCTCGGAGTTTATTACTCTTTGCACGGGTCTTGCGCCGAGCTGGGGATCGTAGCCCTTGCGGGCGAGAAAAAGCCTTGCTTCCGGCGTAAGACTGATCGTTACTTTTTTCGGGACGAGCCTCTGCTGAAGCTCTCCGATCATCTTGTCGACTATTCTCTCCACTATCTTTATATCAAGAGGGTTAAACCTGATGATTTCATTCAGCCTGTTTCTAAATTCCGGAGAGAAGTACCTGTCTATGGCTTCCGGGCTTTTGTCCTCAAACTCTTTTTTCGCGAACCCGACGTTCCTGTTCATGCTTTCCCTTGAGCCGGTGTTCGTCGTCAGAATCAGAATTACCTGTCGGAAGTCCACCTTCCTTCCGTTTGAATCCGTGAGCGTCGCGTGGTCCATCACCTGGAGCAGTATGTTGTATATGTCCTCGTGCGCTTTCTCGATCTCATCAAGCAGAAGTACGCAGTGAGGAGATTTGTATATGGCTTCGGTAAGCTGTCCTCCCTGGTCATAGCCGACGTATCCGGGCGGCGAGCCTATGAGGCGGGAGACGGTGTGTTTTTCCATGTATTCGCTCATGTCGAAACGTATGAATTCAACCCCAAGGATCTCTGCGAGCTTTTTCGCAAGCTCCGTTTTGCCGACCCCCGTAGGTCCTGAGAACATGAAGGAGCCCACGGGCTTTTCCGGCTCGCTTATGCCGGCTCGCGACATCTGTATGGCGTTTACGAGCTTGTCTATGGCCTCGTCCTGGGCGTAAATGAATTCTTTTAGGTTGTCCCCGAGGTCGTGGAGGAGGTTTCGGTCCTCTGCTTTTACCGATTTGGTCGGTATTTTCGCGATCTTCGCGACCAGCTTCTCCATGTCGGACACTTTTACCTGTCTCGTTATCTCGGGATCAGGGTTGCGGAGCTTCACTGCGGCCCCAGCCTCGTCCATGATGTCGATCGCCTTGTCCGGAAGCTTTCTGTCCATTATGTACCTGTCGGAGAGTTCTATGCACGCTCTTATCGCTCCCCGGGAGTATTTCACGTTGTGGTACTTTTCGTAATGGCGCTTAAGTCCGAACAGGATTTTTCCGCAGTCCTCAACCGACGGCTCATCCACGGTTACTCTCTGGAATCTTCTAGAAAGCGCGTGGTCTTTCTCGAAGATGATCCTGTATTCCTTAAGCGTCGTCGTTCCTATGCACTTTATGTCTCCTCCGGCAAGGGCGGGCTTTAGCATGTTAGACGCGTCGAGGCTTCCTCCGGAAACCGCTCCGGCTCCTATGACCGTGTGGATTTCGTCTATGAAAAGCACGTTGTCCGGATCCCTCTTGGTTTCGTCTATGACGGCGTTTAGCCTTTCCTCGAAGTCTCCCCTGTATTTCGTTCCGGCCGTAAGGGTCCCTATGTTTAGAAGATGTATCTTGAGGTTTTTCATCGCTTCGGGGACTTCCCCGGAAACCACGCGGTGAGCCACCCCTTCAACGATCGCCGTTTTCCCTACCCCCGCGTCCCCGACAAGCACGGGGTTGTTTTTCTTTCTCTTGCCGAGAATGTGGATTATCCTCTGAACCTCTTTCTCTCTTCCTATGAGGGGGTCGATGCTCCCGTTCCGGGCCTTTTCGATCAGGTCCGTGCAGTAAAGCTCAAGGGGGTTCTTGGTCTCGGCCTTTTTTGTTTCCTTCTGCTGTTCCTTGGTGGTTGCGGGTTTTTCCTGATGTTCCTCGGTCCTCTCGTCTTTTCCGTGGGATATCTGCTTTATAACGGCAAACCGGGTAAGCCCCTGGCGATTCAGGAAGTACACGGCGTGCGATTCGGGAACCCTGAACATGGCGACCAGTATGTTAGCCCCGGTTATTTCTTTTTTTTCCGCGCTTTCGGCGTGCATTGAAGCCACTCTGAAGATGTACTTGCTTCCTTCGGAGTAGGTCGGTTCGGGAAGATGGGGGGAGTCGATCGAGGATACGTTTTTAGTGAGGTGTTCCTCAAGATCGTTTGCGAGAAGCCCGGTGTCGACATCGCATTCTATCAGCACTTCCACGGCGACTTTGTCCCTTGTGAGTTCAAGGAGTATATGCTCCGGGGTGATGAACTCGTGCTTGCGGTCTTTTGCCTGCTGGTAGGCTCGGTAGAGGGTTTTCTCGAGTTCTTCTGATGCTACCATGTCAGCTCTCCGCCTTTTGGACTTCAAGTATGCATTTCAGCGGATGCTCGTATTTTTCCGCCAAGTCTTTTACCTGTCTTATCTTCGTGGTAGCTATGTCGTAGGTATAGCAGTCGACGACGCTTTTTCCCTTGGTGTGAGCTTCGAGCATTATATTTCTGCTGTCGTTTTCATTTTTGAAGAACACCTTCATGAGAACCCAGACTACGAAGTCCCTCGGGGTGTAGTCGTCGTTTAGCAGGACTATCATATACATATCCGGCCTTTTTACCCGGATATCCTCCCTGACGACCTGCTGGGGGTCCCTAGTATGAGTCGGATTCTCGCGCTCAGGCATGCGCAATATTTTATACGATTTTTTCCGGTTTGCCACCGCGGGCCCGCTTAAGCGGGGAGTGTCTGTTGTACTCTGAGATAAGCGAGCGCATGTAGGGTCTTTCTTCCCGAAGGAAGTTATCTATGGATCTCTGCGCCCCGGGGTTGAAAAACAGGTGGGAACTGTAAACCGGTACCGCTTCAAAACCGCGGAGGAACTTGTGTTCGCCCTGAGCGCCGGCCTCGAAGACATTTATTCCGTTATCTATGGCAAACTCTATCGGTCTGTAGTAACAGCACTCAAAATGAAGGTACGGAATCTCTATATTGCATCCCCAGTACCTGCCGTAGAGCTTGTCGCCTTTTCTGAAATTTATGGTGCCACCGACCGGATGGCCATCTATCTGCGCGATCACAAGCACGGTTTTTTCCCTGTACGTCTCGAACACCGAGTCGAAAAACTCCCTGTTAAGATAGGCGCTTCCCCATTTCCTCGAGTTGGTGCTCACATAGAATTCCCAGATGGAGTCTATGTGCTCGCGTCGTATCTGCTCTTTCTCGAGTACCGAGATCTCAACACCCAGATCGCCGAGGCGGCGTTTTTCCTTCTTTATCTGTTTTCTTCTTCCAGAGCGAAGGTCTCCGAGAAAGTCATCGAAACAGAGATAACCCGAGTTATGCCAGTGGTACTGGTGGGTGAGTCTTGAGAGAAACCCGCAGTCAGAGAGCAGTTCCTGCTCCTCTTCTGTTACGAACAGAAAATGTATTGAAGAGAGGCTCTTAAGAGAACATACTTCAACCAGTTTCTTTATGAGTGCCCGCGCACACGTTTCATAGTCGTAGTCTTTGCGAACGATTATTCTCGGTCCGGTTGTCGGGGTAAACGGCACTCCTGCGACCGCCTTTGGGTAGTATCTTAACCCCGCGTCCTGATAGGCCCGCGCCCATTGCCAGTCGAATATGTACTCGCCGTAGGAATCGGTTTTCAGGTAGAACGTAACCGCCCCGACAAGCTTTTTTCCCTCGCGCAGCAGAAGGTGGCGCGGCTCCCATCCGGTGCCCGGACCCACGCATCCGGATTTCTCGAGAGCGAAGAGAAAATCAAACTCGAAAAAGGGGTTGTTATCGGGCTGGATGGAGTCGTATTTTCTTTTTTCGACTTCCGTTATCGAATGGCATATCTGGAATGCGGTTGATTTTTTGGATAGCTTTTTTCGTACCTTCATTATCCGCAACCGGCGAGCAAAGAGGGTATCGCCGAGAAATAGTATCAGGTTTCTTTTTGTTTTTGTCGAGATGATAAGCTTGTCAGGCATATGTCACTCCTTCGCTGGTAAGGAACTTTTCCGAAACCTTGAGTGGAGCATAAAAAAGGGAAGAAAATACGGTCTTGTAGGTCCGAACGGCTCGGGTAAAACCACGCTGCTTGAGATCGTAATGGGACTCATGGAGCCGGAAAAAGGGCAAGCCTCCGTCCCCTCCGCACTGACCGTGGGTTATCTGCCGCAGATAATGGATCTGGGAACGGGTGATCTTACGGTGCTCTCGGCGGCCCGCGCGAGCGATCGCGACGAAGGCGAGGATGGTTCCGAAAAACCCGTACACGAAGCCGAGAAAATCCTGTTCGGACTGGGCTTTTCGGGGGAACAGCTCTCCCAGAAGGTCTCTTCTCTTTCGGGCGGCTGGAAAATGCGGGTTGAGCTTGCGAGAATACTTCTTCTGGAACCTCAGGTTCTTCTTCTCGATGAACCGACTAATCATCTTGACATAAAAAGCATAGAGTGGCTAGAAGGGTACCTTGGAAGCTACCGTGGAACCGTGGTCCTGGTATCTCACGACAAGTACCTCCTTGACCGCATGGTTGACACGATAGCGGAGCTTGAAGGCGGAGGGATAAGGGAGTTTCGGGGCGATCACTCTTCTTACCTTGAGAGAAAAGAGCAGATTGCCGCGGTCGCCGAGGCGACTGCTAAGAACCAGGAGAGAAAACTCCGGGCGCAGCGCCGTTTCATAGAGCGGTTCAGGTACAAGGCTTCAAAGGCAAGACAGGTGCAGAGCAGGATAAAAATGCTTGAGAAGATGGAACCCGAAGCCCCGTCCCCGGAGACCCGCAGAACCCTTGAGTTTGATTTTCCCGCCCCCGAGCGCGCGGGACGCGTGGTTTACGAGATAAGCGATTTCTCAAAGGAGTATGAGGTTCCCGGCGGTACAAGGAATGTAGTTTTTCGAAACTGCCCCGCGCTTCGCGTGGAAAGAGGAGACAGGGTAGCCGTTACCGGGAAAAACGGCGAAGGGAAAACCACTCTCTGCAAGATGATTGCCGGCGTGGAGGGTTTCTCCGGCCAAAGCCGCCTCGGCCACAACGTAACCTTGGGTTACTACGCGCAGAACCAGGACGAGATGCTTAATCCGCGGAACACGGTTTACGAAGAGTTCATCGGAGCTTATCCTCTTTTTTCCCAGACCGAGGCAAGAACGCTTCTGGGCTCGTTTCTTTTCGG
This sequence is a window from Candidatus Dadabacteria bacterium. Protein-coding genes within it:
- the clpA gene encoding ATP-dependent Clp protease ATP-binding subunit ClpA, whose protein sequence is MVASEELEKTLYRAYQQAKDRKHEFITPEHILLELTRDKVAVEVLIECDVDTGLLANDLEEHLTKNVSSIDSPHLPEPTYSEGSKYIFRVASMHAESAEKKEITGANILVAMFRVPESHAVYFLNRQGLTRFAVIKQISHGKDERTEEHQEKPATTKEQQKETKKAETKNPLELYCTDLIEKARNGSIDPLIGREKEVQRIIHILGKRKKNNPVLVGDAGVGKTAIVEGVAHRVVSGEVPEAMKNLKIHLLNIGTLTAGTKYRGDFEERLNAVIDETKRDPDNVLFIDEIHTVIGAGAVSGGSLDASNMLKPALAGGDIKCIGTTTLKEYRIIFEKDHALSRRFQRVTVDEPSVEDCGKILFGLKRHYEKYHNVKYSRGAIRACIELSDRYIMDRKLPDKAIDIMDEAGAAVKLRNPDPEITRQVKVSDMEKLVAKIAKIPTKSVKAEDRNLLHDLGDNLKEFIYAQDEAIDKLVNAIQMSRAGISEPEKPVGSFMFSGPTGVGKTELAKKLAEILGVEFIRFDMSEYMEKHTVSRLIGSPPGYVGYDQGGQLTEAIYKSPHCVLLLDEIEKAHEDIYNILLQVMDHATLTDSNGRKVDFRQVILILTTNTGSRESMNRNVGFAKKEFEDKSPEAIDRYFSPEFRNRLNEIIRFNPLDIKIVERIVDKMIGELQQRLVPKKVTISLTPEARLFLARKGYDPQLGARPVQRVINSEVAEKLSKEILFGELSGGGKAILSLEDEQIVLRAETD
- a CDS encoding ATP-dependent Clp protease adaptor ClpS, whose protein sequence is MPERENPTHTRDPQQVVREDIRVKRPDMYMIVLLNDDYTPRDFVVWVLMKVFFKNENDSRNIMLEAHTKGKSVVDCYTYDIATTKIRQVKDLAEKYEHPLKCILEVQKAES
- a CDS encoding GNAT family N-acetyltransferase — encoded protein: MPDKLIISTKTKRNLILFLGDTLFARRLRIMKVRKKLSKKSTAFQICHSITEVEKRKYDSIQPDNNPFFEFDFLFALEKSGCVGPGTGWEPRHLLLREGKKLVGAVTFYLKTDSYGEYIFDWQWARAYQDAGLRYYPKAVAGVPFTPTTGPRIIVRKDYDYETCARALIKKLVEVCSLKSLSSIHFLFVTEEEQELLSDCGFLSRLTHQYHWHNSGYLCFDDFLGDLRSGRRKQIKKEKRRLGDLGVEISVLEKEQIRREHIDSIWEFYVSTNSRKWGSAYLNREFFDSVFETYREKTVLVIAQIDGHPVGGTINFRKGDKLYGRYWGCNIEIPYLHFECCYYRPIEFAIDNGINVFEAGAQGEHKFLRGFEAVPVYSSHLFFNPGAQRSIDNFLREERPYMRSLISEYNRHSPLKRARGGKPEKIV
- a CDS encoding ABC-F family ATP-binding cassette domain-containing protein, encoding MSGICHSFAGKELFRNLEWSIKKGRKYGLVGPNGSGKTTLLEIVMGLMEPEKGQASVPSALTVGYLPQIMDLGTGDLTVLSAARASDRDEGEDGSEKPVHEAEKILFGLGFSGEQLSQKVSSLSGGWKMRVELARILLLEPQVLLLDEPTNHLDIKSIEWLEGYLGSYRGTVVLVSHDKYLLDRMVDTIAELEGGGIREFRGDHSSYLERKEQIAAVAEATAKNQERKLRAQRRFIERFRYKASKARQVQSRIKMLEKMEPEAPSPETRRTLEFDFPAPERAGRVVYEISDFSKEYEVPGGTRNVVFRNCPALRVERGDRVAVTGKNGEGKTTLCKMIAGVEGFSGQSRLGHNVTLGYYAQNQDEMLNPRNTVYEEFIGAYPLFSQTEARTLLGSFLFGASDITKKVSVLSGGEKSRLSLLKILVSRSNFLILDEPTNHLDMASREVLRRALEEYSGTFLLISHDRYFIDSLVNRVWYVEGGKVETSIGNYSEFLEKKSRDSDDEQMPAEMENDEPRKKTTKALEAERRNRLYRELREKGIENMENWTLFSKKQMENALSDLESRISECETEKEEMERFLANPETSPQGTNWEEKTRQLGELEAKLSALYGRWDEVSEHMRKNFN